A genomic segment from Camarhynchus parvulus chromosome 7, STF_HiC, whole genome shotgun sequence encodes:
- the LOC115905561 gene encoding serine/threonine-protein kinase 36-like has protein sequence MVTLKRLLSPGFLACMAQMQAGKDGDPEVVPDVVIQVCQLLSFPFALDVDKDTLALIMEAVRETQIPAQLLQVCAHHLPFSFTELPMGLLCQFVVSDIQVIDQVVREAAASEHIVAFLKSVLSSDNVILTSDLLSLLTHVARACSEHLPFLQRILRDSDVADQPLTYLLSHKQHLIRARTCNLLGNLLRHSFSPALQSQPGWLERLLECLSDPASSVRRAATFAVGNAACHASCPAGTLGRAVPALTRLLSDSRAQTCYNAALALSNLGQRGEELRDLLIQNGAPDRLLQVTCQDPRTAVREGALEALRALSQHPGIQQVLLSLKATERLTALAAVSPQPPFARHGEPLFRRQCEHLLRRLAAPPGRAGPSPLSPRTGAER, from the exons ATGGTGACACTAAAGAgactgctgtcccctggcttCCTGGCATGTATGGCACAGAT GCAAGCAGGAAAGGATGGAGACCCTGAGGTTGTCCCAGATGTGGTCATCCAGGTCTGCCAgctcctctctttcccttttgCCCTGGATGTGGATAAAGACACCTTAGCACTGATTATGGAGGCTGTGCGAGAGACCCAGATCCCcgcccagctgctgcag GTCTGCGCTCACCATCTGCCCTTCTCATTCACTGAGCTCCCCATGGGCCTCTTGTGCCAATTTGTGGTGTCTGACATACAGGTCATAGACCAAGTGGtgagggaagctgctgcctcagagcaCATTGTTGCCTTCTTGAAGTCTGTCTTGTCCTCAGACAATGTCATACTTACAAGTGACCTCCTGTCTCTCCTGACCCATGTGGCCCGGGCCTGTTCAGAGCACCTGCCCTTTCTCCAGAGGATCCTGAGGGACTCGGATGTGGCTGATCAGCCACTGACCTACCTGCTCAGCCACAAGCAACACCTGATACGGGCCAGAACCTGCAACTTGCTGGGCAACCTACTCCGGCACAGCTTTTCCCCAGCGCTGCAGAGCCAGCCGGGTTggctggagaggctgctggagtGCCTGTCGGACCCGGCGAGCAGCGTGCGCAGGGCAGCCACCTTTGCAGTGGGCAACGCCGCCTGCCATGCGTCCTGCCCGGCGGGGACGCtgggccgggccgtgcccgcGCTGACCCGGCTGCTGAGCGACTCGCGGGCGCAGACGTGCTACAACGCGGCCctggccctgagcaacctgggccAGCGCGGGGAGGAGCTGCGGGACCTGCTGATCCAGAACGGGGCTCCCGACCGCCTGCTGCAGGTGACCTGCCAGGACCCGCGCACGGCCGTGCGGGAGGGAGCCCTCGAGGCGCTGCGAGCCCTCAGCCAGCACCCTGGGATCCAGCAG GTCCTGCTGTCCCTCAAAGCCACCGAAAGGCTGACGGCGCTGGCCGCTGTCAGTCCCCAGCCGCCTTTTGCCCGGCACGGTGAGCCGCTCTTCCGCCGCCAGTGCGAGCACCTCCTCCGCCGCCTCGCAGCTCCGCCCGGCCGCGCGGGGCCCAGCCCGCTGTCGCCGCGTACCGGCGCTGAGCGGTGA